The following proteins are encoded in a genomic region of Streptomyces gobiensis:
- a CDS encoding AMP-dependent synthetase/ligase, whose product MTTILRLPGNDPAHLTLPALLLRNAEDHGGLPALSWRAADGDGWTTLNWAETRQRVAELAAGYAALGVERGEHVLLMMGNRPEHWLTDLALVHLGAVPVSVYGTAAPEQVAHIVRHSRARFAVIEGAAELPRWEPLLGVLERLVVVEPDAVGDHTSYAGVPRPHDTEAFEKGWRQTRATDPLTVVYTSGTTGDPKGVVISHRNVVLNAIALDQVVELPEHAEHICYLPFAHIAERMLGIYLPVFRASHVHLCADPAQVATVAKELHPAQFFGVPRVWEKLAASVKAALTLLPQEQRAAVERAGEVAREFVSHRERGEEPPGELAAAYDQAKSRVLDPLLAMAGFDKLVWTASASAPMPLDVVRFWAGFGIIIMDAWGLTETIGVATANSPTGFRLGSVGRPLDGLEVRIAADGEILVRGATVFDGYLRADGSVAAATDAEGWFPTGDIGRLDDDGYLWLTDRKKEMIVTSTGKNVSPALVENALKEHPLIGQALVHGDGRSYLVALLVLDPEMAPAWAAQHGIEAPPAELAGHPAVHAEIDRAVRSANARLNRTEQIKRYRLLGEEWGPQTGELTPSLKLRRRVIREKYGEVIEELYAADGPAEPAG is encoded by the coding sequence TTGACCACGATCCTGCGACTGCCCGGGAATGACCCGGCTCACCTCACTCTCCCCGCCCTCCTCCTGCGCAACGCCGAGGACCATGGTGGTCTCCCGGCGCTCTCCTGGCGGGCCGCCGACGGCGACGGCTGGACCACCCTCAACTGGGCCGAGACGCGCCAGCGGGTCGCCGAACTCGCCGCCGGATACGCTGCGCTGGGCGTCGAACGGGGCGAGCATGTACTGCTGATGATGGGCAACCGGCCCGAGCACTGGCTCACCGACCTCGCACTGGTCCATCTCGGCGCGGTACCGGTGAGCGTCTACGGCACGGCCGCGCCCGAGCAGGTCGCCCATATCGTCCGGCACAGCCGTGCCCGCTTCGCGGTGATCGAGGGCGCCGCCGAGCTGCCCCGCTGGGAACCGCTGCTGGGCGTGCTGGAACGGCTTGTCGTCGTGGAGCCGGACGCGGTGGGCGACCACACCTCATACGCCGGCGTCCCGCGTCCCCATGACACCGAGGCCTTTGAGAAGGGCTGGCGCCAGACGCGGGCCACCGACCCGCTGACCGTCGTCTACACCTCCGGCACCACCGGTGACCCCAAGGGCGTGGTCATCTCACACCGCAATGTGGTGCTCAACGCCATCGCACTCGACCAGGTGGTGGAGCTGCCCGAGCACGCGGAGCACATCTGCTATCTGCCGTTCGCGCATATCGCCGAGCGGATGCTCGGTATCTATCTGCCGGTTTTCCGCGCCTCGCATGTCCATCTGTGCGCCGATCCGGCCCAGGTCGCGACGGTGGCGAAGGAGCTGCATCCAGCGCAGTTCTTCGGGGTGCCGAGGGTCTGGGAGAAGCTGGCCGCCTCGGTGAAGGCGGCCCTGACCCTGCTGCCCCAGGAGCAGCGCGCGGCCGTCGAACGCGCCGGGGAGGTGGCCCGCGAGTTCGTGAGCCACCGGGAGCGGGGCGAGGAGCCGCCGGGAGAGCTGGCCGCCGCCTACGACCAGGCCAAGTCCCGCGTACTCGATCCGCTGCTGGCCATGGCGGGCTTTGACAAGCTGGTCTGGACAGCGAGCGCGTCGGCGCCGATGCCGCTGGATGTCGTGAGGTTCTGGGCGGGCTTCGGCATCATCATCATGGACGCCTGGGGGCTCACCGAGACCATCGGTGTCGCGACGGCCAACAGCCCCACCGGGTTCCGCCTGGGCTCGGTCGGCCGTCCGCTGGACGGTCTTGAGGTACGTATCGCCGCCGACGGCGAGATCCTGGTACGCGGCGCCACGGTCTTCGACGGCTATCTGCGGGCCGACGGTTCGGTGGCCGCGGCCACCGACGCCGAGGGCTGGTTCCCGACCGGGGACATCGGCAGGCTGGATGACGACGGCTACCTCTGGCTGACCGACCGCAAGAAGGAGATGATCGTCACCTCGACCGGGAAGAACGTATCCCCCGCGCTGGTTGAGAACGCCCTGAAGGAGCACCCGCTGATCGGCCAGGCCCTGGTACACGGTGACGGCCGCTCCTATCTGGTCGCCCTGCTCGTCCTGGACCCGGAGATGGCCCCGGCCTGGGCGGCCCAGCACGGCATCGAGGCGCCACCGGCCGAGCTGGCCGGCCACCCGGCGGTGCACGCAGAGATCGACCGGGCCGTCCGGAGCGCCAACGCCCGCCTCAACCGCACCGAGCAGATCAAGCGCTACCGCCTGCTGGGCGAGGAGTGGGGCCCGCAGACCGGCGAGCTCACGCCCTCGCTGAAGCTGCGCCGCCGGGTGATCCGCGAGAAGTACGGCGAGGTGATCGAGGAGCTTTACGCGGCGGACGGTCCGGCCGAGCCCGCCGGATAG